A stretch of DNA from Yoonia sp. G8-12:
GGCCGAAACACCACTCTACATGCGTAACCGTCAAGTGGCCGAAGGCTGGATCACCGACTTTCTTGCATCTGAAACCAAAGCAGGCCGCCGCGTGCTCGCAGGTTTTGATTTCGCCTTTGGCTATCCTAAGGGTTTCGGCAAAGCACTCACCGGCACCGGCGATCCTTTCGCGATCTGGGACTGGTTCGAAGAGCGTGTGCAGGACGATCCAAAATCCAACAACCGCTTTGATCTGGCAGGTGAGATCAACGCGGCGTTCGCAGGGATCGGGCCCTTTTGGGGCAACGGCCTGCAACGGGATATCCCCCATCTGCCGCGCAAGGGTTTAGACCGCGAAGCACACGGCATGACCGAAAAGCGCGCGGCAGAGGCGTGTACCAAAGGCGCATTTCCGGTCTGGCAACTGTCCGGCGCAGGGGCGGTTGGCAGCCAGGTTATCATGGGCCTACCCATGCTGGCCCGCCTGCGCCGCAGCTTTGGCGAGAAAATCACGATATGGCCGTTCGAGCCACTGACAACGCCCATCGCTCTTGTCGAAATCTGGCCATCCCTGATCGCCAAATCAATCGCAGCAACCCAGCCCGCCGGGCAAATCAAAGACGCCCATCAGGTGCAGGTCATGGCAGAAACGCTATCCGCCTTGCCCGCCAAAGACCTGACCTTGCTGCTTGATGTTCCCGCTAATGAGGAGGGTTGGATTCTCGGTCTTGGGCACGAGGACTTGCTGATGCAATCCGCCCTTTCTGCAAGCTTACCACCGCCGCTCAAGAACGACTGCTTTGCCATGCCGCAAGGCGCAAACTGGACGCCGGTTGATGATGCGCTGGAGCATTTGCGCAAAGAGCTCTCAAGCGTTGTGGCCACCCAAGAAATCCTGATTAAAGATGCCGCAGGCCGTATTCTGGCAGCGAATGTGCAAGCCGCACGTTCCCATCCTCCTGCCCCCAACGCCGCCGTTGATGGTTACGGTTTCGCCGGACCAGCGCCCGAAGGCATCAACCGTATGCCCTTGGTCGATGGCCGCGCGGCCGCTGGCGCGCCTTTTGCAGGCACCGTGCCCGCAGGCCATGCGATCCGCATTTTGACGGGGGCGAACCTGCCGCAAGGCGTGGACACCGTCGTGCTACAAGAGGACGTCAGCGTCACCGCCACACAAGTCAGCTTTCACGGCCCCATCAAACAGGGCTCCAACGCACGCAAGGCGGGCGAAGACATGGAAGCGGGGCAAATCATTCTGAAGGCGGGGCGCAAGTTGACCCCCGCCGATCTGGGCACATTGGCTGCCACAGGGGTGGGCGCGGTGCGCGTCTACGATCAACTGAGGGTAGGCATCCTTTCCACCGGTGACGAGTTGCGCGAGCCAGGGGACGATGCCTCTGACGGGCAAATCTTTGACGCAAACCGGCCCATGCTTGCGGCCTTGGTTGCGCAATGGGGTTACAGTGTGGTCGATCTTGGACGCGCGCCGGATAACCGTGACCGTCTGCGCACAATCCTGAACAAAGCGGCAGAACGCTGCGATGTTATCCTGTCATCCGGCGGCGCCTCAGCGGGTGACGAAGACCATATGTCGGCGCTGCTCAAAGATACCGGTTCATTCGCACTCTGGCGGATTGCCATGAAACCCGGACGGCCCCTTGCGATGGGGCAATGGCAAGGCAAACCTGTCTTCGGGCTTCCGGGCAATCCCGTGGCCGCGATGGTCTGCGCGCTGGTCTTTGCTGCGCCTGCGCTGCGGGTCATGGCGGGCGGGGACTGGCGAAACCCCACGCGCTACATGGTGCCCGCCGCCTTTACCAAGTCTAAAAAGGAGGGCCGCCGCGAATACCTGCGTGCGCGGATCAAAGACGGTATGGCAGAGGTTTTTCCCTCGGAAGGCTCCGGTCGCGTGTCGGGGCTCAGTTGGGCAACAGGGGTTGTGGAACTCGACGATCCGGCGCAAAAGGTCGCGCCCGGGGATCCGGTCGCCTTTCTTCCATTCCATAGTTTTGATGCATGAAAATTACCGTTGGTATTCCCGAGAAAGACCGCGACGAGGCGGTCGCCCTCTATTGGGACGCATTCAGCCAGAAACTGAATTTTACGATGGGTCCAAAGTACCAAGCACTGCGTTTTGTGCGATCGGTACTTCGGCCTGACCACGGAATTTGCGCCCACGATGATAACGGTCGGCTGTTGGGCGTTGCGGGTTTCAAGACATCCCAAGGAGCGCTGGTCGGTGGGGATTTCAAAGACCTGCGCAAGGTTTATGGCTGGGTCAGTGCTACGTTACGCATGGCGCTTCTGGCGTTGCTGGAACGGGACATCGAAAACGAGCGCTTTCTGATGGACGGCATTTTTGTAGCCCCCGAAGCACGGGGCATGGGGGTTGGCACCGCCCTGCTTGATGCGATCATTGATGAGGCCAAGCGGCGCGGCTATGACCAAGTCAGACTTGACGTGATCGACACCAACCCCCGCGCCAAATCGCTTTACCTGCACGTGGGCTTTAAAGAGATCAATACCGTCAGTATTGGGCCACTGAAATACATCTTCGGTTTCAGCAGCTCGACCACAATGGTACGCGACGTCTAGCCGGAACCAATCAGGGCACCTGCCGCAAAGACCAGGGCACCGCCCAAGACCACCTGAAATATCGCCTTCAGCCACGGGGTCTGCATATAGCGGTTCTGGATCCATGTAATCGCCCAAAGCTCGATGAAGACAACGATCAGCGCGATGATTGTTGCGGTCCAGAAATCCGTAATCAGATACGGCAAAGCGTGGCCTAGCCCCCCCAGCGTGGTCATCACACCCGCCGCTACACCGCGTTTATAGGGGGATCCCCGACCAGAGATCTTACCGTCATCCGACGCGGCCTCGGTAAAGCCCATCGAAATACCAGCACCCACCGACGCCGCCAAACCCACAAGGAATGTGGTCCATGTGTCCTGCGTTGCAAAAGCCACCGCAAAAATCGGCGCCAGTGTCGAAACTGAGCCATCCATAAGACCAGCAAGCCCTGGCTGAACCCACGTCAGCACGAACTGTCTGTGCGCTGCGGATTCCTCTTCAGACTTTGTATCACCGGCAAGATGCTCGTCGGTCAAAGTTTGCGCTTTGTCCGAATGGCCCGCCTCGGCAGCCGCCAAATCACCCAAGAGCTTGCGTGTCGCAGCATCGGTCGTCGCTGCTGCGGCAGTCAGATAGAACCGCTCCGCGTCCCGCTCCATCTGGGCGGCTTCATCACGGATACGTTCCAGCCCGAGGTTTTCCACCAGCCAGATAGGACGGCGTGCATAGAAGCCAGAGACATGTTCGCGCCGGATCAGGGGGATGACCTCGCCAAAGCGGGCGCGGTGCAATTCGATCAACCGTTGGCGATGGCCGTCCTCTTCTTTGGCCATACCATCGAAGATGGCTGCTGAAGCAGGATATTCCGCGCGCAAACGCTCGGCGTAGCCGCGATAAATCTGGGCGTCGTCCTCTTCTGATGAAATCGCCAGCGCCAGCACTTCTTGCTCTGACAGCTCGCTAAAACGGCGACGGTAGCCAAATGCCTGCAACATGAGAGTCGTCCTTTATTAGAATGGTTCTAAACTATGTTTCCTAAAAAAATCGCAAGCCCAAAAAGTGAACTTGTTGGTTCACTTTCTCCTTGTTGAACTGAACTGATCAGTTTAGTTTTACTTCACGAACAGATTCACTCAAGAAGGACACATTCATGTCTCGTCTCTTTTTTGCACTCACAGCCGCCGCCTTAGTTGCCACCGCTGCCCCGGCCTCTGCCCTGTCGTTGCAGGTTGACCTTCCAACGCTGACCTACCCCCTCAGCCCACACCTGAGGTCAGCCAAGGGTGTGCTGACCTGACGACACTTTCCAGCGCGACTTGTATAACACCCACCAAGTAGCGCTGTTGCAGCGATGGGCCCCTCATCCCCTTGGGTTCCATCGCTGCTATCTCCTTGCTGCAAGTGAACTGATCGGTTTATGATGCAGATCTGTAAGGAGCGCACGATGCCCGACGGCACGCCACAACCCAAAAAAGGACGGAAATTTGATCAGGTGCTGGAAGGCGCCCGACAGGTATTCCTATCTGACGGTTTTGAAGGGGCTTCTGTTGACGACATCGCCAAAGCGGCGGGTGTGTCAAAAGCCACGCTTTATAGCTATTTTCCCGATAAGCGGTTTTTGTTCATGCAAGTGGCCAAGACCGAGTGCGCACGACAAGCCGACCACGCGATCGAGACAATCGACATGGACGCGCCTGTGCGGCAAGTCATGCACGATATCGCGGTCGAAATGGTTGATTTCATCACCTCGCAATTCGGCAAACGCATCTTTCGCATCTGCGTTGGCGAAAGTGATCGCTTCCCCGAATTGGGACGCGAATTTTACGAAAGCGGCCCGATGCTGATCCGCAACCGGCTTGTGGAATTTTTCCATAAGGCGGTGGCAAGAAACGAGCTCGCAATCACCGATTTTGAACTGGCCGCGGAACAATTCCACGAGTTGTGCAAAGCAGACCTGTTCCCACGCATGGTCTTCAACATGACCGACGAATTTACAACGGCGGAAAAACGACGCGTTGTTGATGGCGCGGTGGATATGTTCATGGCGCGCTACGGGGTTTAGGTCTTTCGTCTTACCTCAACATCCTTACCACCTCTACGAAGCTCAAATTGGCCTGTCTTTTCGAGTAGATCGCTCAGTTTAGCATTGCCATATTCGCGCTGATCAAAATCAGGTTTTGCTCGCGTGATATATTGGCCAAGCTGGCCTAAGAAATACCATTCCTGTTCGGGATCAATGCTCTTCATCGCTTTCAAGACCAACGGTACTGCTTTCGATGGAGGTTGGCGGGGTTTATTGTCAATGCTCTCTTCTTTCCGCGCCTTGGGCTGGGCCGCTGATGTTTCCTCTTCGCTTGCCGCTATAATGTTCTCAATAAAAATAAACCTGTCGCAAACATTGCGCAGGCTAGGAGGTGCCTTGCGTTCGCCAATGCCGAAAACCTCGACACCATCCTCCCGTATTCTGCTCGCTAGTGCTGTGAAGTCACTGTCTGATGATACCAAGACGAAACCATCGAATCGGCCCGTGTGTAGAATATCCATGGCATCAATCACTAGGCCAATGTCACTGGCATTCTTGCTTTTGGTGTTTGCGGTTTCCTGCTTGAGAACCATGCCATGTTCGGCAACTTCTTTCTTCCACCCCGCCAACGCATCGCTTGACCAATCCCCATAGACCCGCCGTAGCGCTGGAACTCCATGCTCTTTGACTTCATCTAGGATCTGCTTTGCATATTTCGCAGGGATATTATCGGCATCAATCAAGACGGCCAGCAACTTCTGTTCTCGCGCCATTCTTTGTCCTTTCAGGCAGGCTCGCGGCCAAGCAAGATGCGAAAAGGCCCGATCATTGACCGGGCCCTTGTGCTGATTTCTTTCATTCTAAAACTCAACCACGGCCCGAATAGATTTACCCTCATGCATCAGATCAAAACCTTTGTTGATGTCATCAAGGCTCAGCTTATGCGTGATCATCGGGTCGATCTCGATTTTGCCCTGCATGTACCAATCGACGATCTTGGGCACATCTGTCCGGCCGCGGGCCCCACCAAAGGCTGTCCCGCGCCAGCTACGGCCTGTGACCAGCTGGAACGGCCGCGTTGAAATCTCGGCACCCGCGGGGGCCACGCCGATGATGATGCTTTCGCCCCAGCCCTTATGCGCCGCTTCCAGCGCTGTGCGCATCACACCGACATTGCCCGTCGCATCAAAGGTGTAGTCGGCACCACCGCCTGTCAGGGCCACCAGATGCGCCACCAGATCGCCGTCAACTTCGCTTGGGTTCACGAAATCGGTCATGCCGAACCGTGTCGCCATCTCGACCTTACCGGGGTTCAGATCGACGCCGACAATCTGGTCGGCACCCGCAAGTCGCAAACCTTGGATCACGTTCAGACCGATGCCGCCCAAACCAAAGACAATCGCGGTTGAACCAATCTCGACCTTGGCCGTGTTGATGACAGCGCCAATGCCTGTCGTGACACCGCAGCCGATATAGCAAATCTTGTCAAACGGCGCGTCTTCGCGGACCTTCGCCAAAGCAATTTCGGGCAGCACGGTGTGGTTCGCAAAGGTTGAACAGCCCATGTAATGCAAAATCGGCGTTCCATCGAGCATCGAGAAACGCGATGTGCCATCGGGCATCACACCCGCCCCTTGGGTCGTGCGGATTTTCTGGCACAGGTTGGTCTTCGGGTTCAGACAATACTCGCACTCGCGGCATTCGGGTGTGTAAAGCGGGATCACATGGTCACCCGGTTTCAGGCTTGTGACACCGGGACCAACCTCCAACACAACGCCCGCACCTTCATGGCCAAGGATCGCGGGAAACGCACCCTCTGGATCGGCACCCGATCGGGTGAATTCATCTGTGTGACAGATCCCGGTCGCCTTTATTTCGACCAGCACCTCACCAGCCTTGGGGCCTTCGAGGTTGACTTCCATCACTTCCAGCGGCTTGCCCGCCTCAAGTGCCACGGCTGCACGTGTCCGCATATCGGGTATCTCCTTATTGATTGCGCAGACGATCCGTCAAACAGGACAAAAGTTCAACCACTCTGCGCGCTAAGTCTTGCGTTTGAAGCGAAACACCAGAGAATGAACTGATGAAACGTCTTATCGCACTTATCCTTCTTGCCGGTTGCGCCGCGACCCAAGCACCCCTTCCCCCACAGGTGGAAGACACCTGTGCTGCTTCGCAATTTGCAGGCCTGATCGGACAGAATGTTACAGCTCTGGAACGAACGTTGTTGTTGGGACCTGTCCGTGTGATCCGCCCAAGGGATGCCGTGACAATGGATTTCCGGACTGATCGCGTGAATTTCCGGATCGGTGACGACGAAACAATCCAGAGAATTGATTGCGGCTAAGACTGTGGGGGAAACGAAGTTCCCCGATGTCACGAACTGGGTGGGGGCTATTGACCGCGACATCGGGGTAGCATTTCGCTATGTAGAGACGTTCGCAATTACTTGTGTTCCCAGTTGGCTGGCCCTGTGACGCTAAGTTGTTCATTCTACGGCATAACAATGGCGGCGCAATATGGACTCTTGATCTTGCAGGGGTTTGACGCAACTCTGGGGTATGACATTTGAGTCCCCCTCCCAGTTTCACGCACCCGAACAGGTCGCGTTTCACCGCACCGAACTGAATGTGATTCTCAGCCTCTATGGGCGCATGGTCGCGGCGGGCGAGTGGCGCGACTACGGCATGTCGCATCTTCGTGATATTGCCGTATTCTCAGTCTTTCGCCGGACCGCCGAACACCCGCTCTACCGCATTGAAAAGCGGCCCAAACTGCGGATGCGGCAAGGGCAATACGCAGTGATCGGGATGGACGGACAAATTTTGAAGCGTGGTAATGATCTGCGACAGGTGCTGCGGGTACTGGAACGCAAGCTGATCCGCGCTGTCGATTAAAGACGTTTACGCGCCACAACCGGCCCGTCGCCCTGCGCCTCAATCCGCAAAATTGCCCGCGTGATCGGCTCATAGGCCGTTGCCATATGGTGTGCGTTGGCGTGAATAAGCGTGGCATCATCCACCATCATCCCCACATGGCCTTTCCAGAAAAGCAGATCACCGCGTTGATAGCCCCCTCAAAAGACGTGCCGAGGTCGGCCTGCTGCATGTCACTATCAGCGGGACACGGGATCGCACAGGCCTGCAAAGCCGCAGCAATCAGCCCCGAACAGTCAATGCCACGGGTGGAATTCCCGCCCCAAAGGTAAGGCACTCCGAAATGTAACTGCGCAACGGTCGCCGGATCGGTAAAAGGCCGGTCCAATGCGCGCAAATGGCTTTTGGGTACAAAGCCCACATTCGTCTCAAAGAACTTGCGCCTTTCATCAAGCACAGTCACCCGCGCGCGAAAGGGCAGACCATGCAGGTCAGGGGATTTGAAATCTTCGCCCACATAGGCATGGGTCGCTGCCGTCGCGACGAAGTGCGAGGGCGGCGTCACAGTGCTCAGGTAGTTTGACGGCACATAACCCACATAGCCGTCGGCCCCTTGCACAAAGGACCAGCCATCACGATCTTCAAAAACAGTGACCTCGGCACCCAGCAGCAGTTGCCTGTCACGCAGCCCATCAGGCGCAGCGTGAAGATCGACAACAGGCACCGCGACCATCGCAGGCCAGCCTTCAAGATAGCGTTCCGCATCAACCTGCCCCGCCAAATGCATCGCGGCGACGCGGCCATTTGCCGGGGTCAGTCGCCTGTCGGTCACAATTTCAGCATCTCAGGCAGGGCCTCAAGCACCGCGCGCGCGCCCATGCCAACGCCACCACGGGGGCGCGAGGGGGCCGCAACTGGCTGCCAGCCGTAAATGTCGAAATGCATATAGGGGCTTTCCACAAAACGGCGCAGAAACAAGGCCGCCGTGATAGACCCTGCAAAACCACCCTTGGGCGCGTTATCCAGATCGGCGATCCCGGGCTCGATCATCGCCTCATAGGGTTCATGGAACGGCATCCGCCAGACCGGATCGGCAACCTTGCGCGCGGCCTTCGCAAGCGCATCGGCGTGATCATCATTGTCGGTATAGAACGGCGAGATATCCGCCCCGACCGCCACACGCGCAGCACCTGTCAGCGTCGCCATTGAAATCACCAATGCAGGATCATCCTCATCCGACAGCGTCAGTGCATCGGCAAGCACCAAACGCCCTTCGGCATCTGTATTGTTGATCTCGACCGTCAGACCCTTGCGCGATGTCAGAATATCCTGCGGCCGGAAAGCATTGCCATCAATGCTGTTTTCCACCGCAGGGATCAACACACGCAGACGCAAAGGCAGGTCCAGCGCCATTATCATATGCGCAAGGCCCAGCACCGTCGCTGCACCGCCCATGTCTTTCTTCATCAGTCCCATCGAGCTTGCAGGTTTTATGTTCAGACCACCAGTATCAAAACACACGCCCTTGCCCACAAGGGTAAGCTGCGGACCCTTTTCGCCCCAGCGCATGTCAATCAATCGCGGCGCGCGCGATGACGCGCGCCCGACTGTGTGGATCATCGGGAAATTGCTGGTGATCAGATCATCGCCCGTGGTCACATTGATGCTTGCATCGTGCTCTGACGCCAACGCGCGCGCCGCGTCTTCCAATTCATCAGGGCCCATATCCGACGGCGGGGTATTGATAAGCTCACGCGTCAGCGCCTCCCCGTTGGCAATAATCGCGATCCGGCCAGCGTCCACCTCATCGGGCGCAACGAGGCCAGCAACAGGTTTGGACGGTTTAATGTAGCGGTCATAACTGTAGCCGGCCAAAAGCCACGCAAGTGCGGCTTCTTCCAAATCATCACCGTTGAGACCACTTGCGATCTGATAGGTGCCTTCAGGCAATTTGCGCGCCGCCGCCCCTATATGAAACCGATCGCGTGCGCGCCGTTCCGCGTTGCCGTAACCCACCAGAACCCGCGCAATGCATCCTTTGGCATCCGGCAGACAAATCACCTGGCCCAAAGACCCTGTAAAATCTTGGGCCTTGGCCCAGGCCTGGACTTCCGACGACATGGCCTCAAGTGCCGCATCAACGCCATCACTTTCGATGACATCAACAGGGATCGTGGCATCGGTCGGTTCAGCAAAGGCGAGTGGCATGACGGTTCCTTTTGAAAATTGTCACGCCCGACCCTACCGCCTTGCCTACTGGCTGCAAGCACCGATCACACGGTTTCTACAAATCCCTGAAGTTCCACACCTCACTTACGGCCATATCAAATCCGCGCTCAAGTCGCGCCATGGTGGCATCCAGCGCAATCCAGTCCTTTTGGCCGACACATGCGCAGACGTGGCCAGCGGCAATGGATACTTCCGTCAGACCGATATGATCGGCCACTACGCCAATGCGCACTGCTGGTCGCTGCATCTTGGCAAATGCTTGCCCCGCACGGGCGCGCTGCAGCATGTCCAGACGCATCGCGAGGTCTTCGAGCATGCGGCAGACGATTTCCTCGGCATCTGCAGTATCCCGCTGGGCGAAAAGCCGGACAAGGGGCGATGGATCAAAGAACAACTGATTTTGGCAATTGAGCACGATCACATCCGAGTCTGTGGGAGAATCGGGCGTTGGGAAGGCTGTTATATTTTCCATGAGCGTGGTTTTAGGAGGACAAGGTTCCCAGAAGGTTGAGACAAGCGTGAAAAATCACTCGAAATTCGTGAAAATGCCACGTATCCCTGCGACACCAACGAAAGACGTACCGATGCAACACGCCCGCCCGCTTCCTGCTTATCTGGTTAACCGCTACCACGGTTGGAAAGCCACGATCTATACTGAAAACCGAAGCTGGTACCGGCGATTGGCTGAAGACGGGCAGCATCCGCGCTCGATGGTGATTTCGTGCTGCGACAGCCGCGTGCATGTCACCGCGATCTTCGGTGCCGATCAGGGCGAGTTCTTTATTCATCGCAACATTGCCAATCTGGTGCCCCCTTTCAACCCGGATGGGCACCACCATGGCACCTCGGCGGCCGTAGAATACGCAATCACGGGCCTGAAAGTGGCGCATCTGATCGTGCTGGGGCATTCCGGCTGTGGTGGTGTCGAGGGCTGTTATAATATGTGCTCTGGCAGAGCCCCCGAACTTGAAGAATCCAGCAGCTTTGTTGGCCGTTGGATGGACATCCTGCGCCCCGGCTACGCGGCTTTGCCAGAAGGGGACGACGCGACGCGCAAGACAGCTTTGGAAAAGGCATCGGTCGTGATCTCATTGGAAAACCTGATGACATTCCCCTTCGTGAAGTCCGCAGTCGAAAGTGAACGGCTATCAATCCACGGGCTCTGGAATGACATCGGCGAAGGCGGGCTTGAAGCATACGATCCGCAAAAAGAGAGCTTTTACCCGATCTAGTGTCAGCCGTTCATCGGACATGGGCTTTCCCTACTCTACGCAGATTTAAGGACATCAATCAGATGCAGGAAATCCTATCGCTTGCAGGGGCCAACCTGATTTCACCGATTATCCTCAGCTTTGCCTTGGGCCTTGCCGCGGCATTGGCCCGGTCTGACCTGACCATACCCGAGGCTGTGGCCAAAGGCATGTCCATCTATCTGCTGTTCGCGATCGGTTTCAAAGGCGGCGTTGCAGTCAGCACGCACGGCATTGATCAAACGCTGATACTTTCACTAGTTGCAGGCTTGGTCCTATCCTTTGGCCTGCCGCTGATCGCCTTTGCGCTCCTGCGCATCATGACGGGCCTCTCCAGCATTGATGCCGCCGCTGTGGCCGCACATTATGGCTCGATCAGTATCGTGACCTTCGTGGCTGCGACGTCCGTTTTGCAAGGGCGGATGATTGACAGCGAGGGGTATATGGTCGCTGTCGCCGCTGTGATGGAAGCACCTGCGATCCTGTCCGCCCTCTGGCTTGTCGCGCGCAGCGGCGGGGGCGGCAAAATGGAACCCGGATTGATGCGCGAGCTGATGTTGAACGGCTCCATCGTGCTGCTGGTGGGCGCGTTCTTTATTGGTGCCATCACCGGCGAAAAGGGGCTGGCTGAAATCAGCGCCTTCATCGTAGCCCCCTTCAAAGGTGTGCTTTGCCTGTTCCTTTTGGACATGGGCCTGATTGCCGGACGCGGTCTACGGCAATCGCGCGGCGTGGTCAGCATGGGCGCTGTGGGCTTTGCGATTGCAATGCCGCTCATCGGCGCAACTATTGGTCTGGGCGTTGGCCTTTTGGTGGGGCTGTCACTGGGCGGTATTGTCCTGATGATGGTGCTGAGCGCCTCGGCCAGTTATATCGCCGTGCCTGCCGCCATGCGCGTCGCCCTGCCCGAGGCCAACCCATCGGTCTATCTGACCCTCTCGCTTGGGGTCACCTTTCCCTTTAATCTCACGCTCGGCATTCCGCTTTATCTTGCCGTAGCACAAATCGCCGTCGGAGGCTGACATGCAAACGCATACCGCAAAACGGGTCGAAATCGTCATCGAGGCCCCCTTGGAAAGACGGCTGACACAGGCGCTCACGGATGCAGGTGTCACCGGTTTCACAATCCTGCCCGTGCTGGGCGGCTCTGGCCGGTCCGGGGTCTGGACCCGGGAAGGTCAGGTAGGGCGGGCCGGTATGGTATCGGTCGTGTGCCTGATTAAACCAGAGCGGCTTGATGGCCTGCTTGATGCCGCGTTCAGCGTGGTTGAGAAACACATCGGTGTCGTCAGTATTACCGACGCGCAGGTACTACGGGCAGAACGGTTCTAGACCGCCCAATCCGCCGATTGCATTTCACGCAAACGGCTGGCGGTGCGTTCAAATTCGAACGTCCCTGTGCCTTCAACATAGAGCATTTCCGGCTGGGCAGCAGCCGAGCAAATCAGCTGCACCTTGGCCTCATAAAGCGCATCGATCAGCGTCACGAACCGCCTGGCTTCGTTAAAGTTGTGGCGCGACAATGTTGGGATATCTTCAAGGATTAAAACCCGCACCGCATCTGCCAGTGCCAGATAGTCGCCCGCGCCCAAAGGACGGCCGCAAAGGTCAAAGAACTTGGCCCGCGCAACGCCATTGTGGAACTGCGGCAAGGCCACTTCGCGGCCTTTCACATGCAGCACCAGCGTCTCTGACGACCCGTTGCTGAGCCGATTCCAGATATCGGCAATGGCGCGGCGTGCTGTCGCGTCATTCGGTGTGAAATAGCTTGGCGTGCCAGAGAGCCGGTCTTGACGGTAATCTGTTGGGCTGGCCAATTCATGCACCACCATCTTCTCTTTCAAGAGCGCAATGAACGGCGTGAAGAGCTGACGGTTCAAACCGTCTTTATAGAGATCATCCGGAGGTCGGTTGGATGTCGTTACCACGACCACACCGCGCGCAAAAAGCGCCTCAAACAAGCGGCCCACCAGCATGGCGTCGGTGATGTCGGAAATCTGCATTTCGTCAAACGCCAGAAAGCGCACTTCACCCGCCAGCTTATTGGCGACGGGGGCCAGCGCATCATCCACGCCCGTCTTGCGCGCCGCCGTCATTTCTGTGTGGACCCATTGCATGAAAGCGTGAAAATGGCGACGCTGTTTGGGGACCGTGACCAGATCGTAAAGCAGGTCCATCAGCATCGACTTGCCACGCCCGACCCCGCCCCACATATAAAGACCAGGAATGGCCTCAGGCGCCTTGCGAAAGAGGCCACGTTTTACCGGGGCGGCAAGGGCTGCGCGCACGCGCTCCAGTTCCGGCAAAACCCCGATCTGGGCATCATCCGCATGCAGCCGCCCTGCGGCAACCGCCGCGTGATATGCCTCTTGTACTGTCATCGCGTTTGGATACCGTGCGGCCCCGCCGATGAAAAGCGGATCATGCATGATACGTCGCGCATCCTTGCCGCAGTACAGCGGTTTTTCTGTATCCAATCAAAGAGTGGCGTCCGCAGGATGTACCCAACCCAGACCTTCATCGCTGCCTGCGCCTAGGTTGGTTAAGCGGGACAAAGCTACTGTTGGCCGCACAGGTTTGACAGTCAGCATTCGGCATATGGCGCACATCGGTCGCCATAGCCGCAAACAGTCGCTCTTAGCCCCTAACAGTGTGGGCATCATCCAGAAGAAGCAGTTAAACAGTGCTAGCAGGTCTGCACAGAGTCTACTTCGGACCAATTGATCCAACTGCCGTCAATTTTGGAAATTCAGTGTCCGCAGACTTACTGCGAAAGCTGAGCCTTTGTTTGTATCCAACTGGCGGCGAAACGCGCTGCACTATCACGTATATCGTCGACGTTTCCTACT
This window harbors:
- a CDS encoding sodium-dependent bicarbonate transport family permease, whose product is MQEILSLAGANLISPIILSFALGLAAALARSDLTIPEAVAKGMSIYLLFAIGFKGGVAVSTHGIDQTLILSLVAGLVLSFGLPLIAFALLRIMTGLSSIDAAAVAAHYGSISIVTFVAATSVLQGRMIDSEGYMVAVAAVMEAPAILSALWLVARSGGGGKMEPGLMRELMLNGSIVLLVGAFFIGAITGEKGLAEISAFIVAPFKGVLCLFLLDMGLIAGRGLRQSRGVVSMGAVGFAIAMPLIGATIGLGVGLLVGLSLGGIVLMMVLSASASYIAVPAAMRVALPEANPSVYLTLSLGVTFPFNLTLGIPLYLAVAQIAVGG
- a CDS encoding DUF2794 domain-containing protein, giving the protein MTFESPSQFHAPEQVAFHRTELNVILSLYGRMVAAGEWRDYGMSHLRDIAVFSVFRRTAEHPLYRIEKRPKLRMRQGQYAVIGMDGQILKRGNDLRQVLRVLERKLIRAVD
- a CDS encoding carbonic anhydrase → MQHARPLPAYLVNRYHGWKATIYTENRSWYRRLAEDGQHPRSMVISCCDSRVHVTAIFGADQGEFFIHRNIANLVPPFNPDGHHHGTSAAVEYAITGLKVAHLIVLGHSGCGGVEGCYNMCSGRAPELEESSSFVGRWMDILRPGYAALPEGDDATRKTALEKASVVISLENLMTFPFVKSAVESERLSIHGLWNDIGEGGLEAYDPQKESFYPI
- the zapE gene encoding cell division protein ZapE yields the protein MTVQEAYHAAVAAGRLHADDAQIGVLPELERVRAALAAPVKRGLFRKAPEAIPGLYMWGGVGRGKSMLMDLLYDLVTVPKQRRHFHAFMQWVHTEMTAARKTGVDDALAPVANKLAGEVRFLAFDEMQISDITDAMLVGRLFEALFARGVVVVTTSNRPPDDLYKDGLNRQLFTPFIALLKEKMVVHELASPTDYRQDRLSGTPSYFTPNDATARRAIADIWNRLSNGSSETLVLHVKGREVALPQFHNGVARAKFFDLCGRPLGAGDYLALADAVRVLILEDIPTLSRHNFNEARRFVTLIDALYEAKVQLICSAAAQPEMLYVEGTGTFEFERTASRLREMQSADWAV
- a CDS encoding I78 family peptidase inhibitor; the protein is MKRLIALILLAGCAATQAPLPPQVEDTCAASQFAGLIGQNVTALERTLLLGPVRVIRPRDAVTMDFRTDRVNFRIGDDETIQRIDCG
- a CDS encoding P-II family nitrogen regulator, which produces MQTHTAKRVEIVIEAPLERRLTQALTDAGVTGFTILPVLGGSGRSGVWTREGQVGRAGMVSVVCLIKPERLDGLLDAAFSVVEKHIGVVSITDAQVLRAERF
- a CDS encoding leucyl aminopeptidase family protein, translated to MPLAFAEPTDATIPVDVIESDGVDAALEAMSSEVQAWAKAQDFTGSLGQVICLPDAKGCIARVLVGYGNAERRARDRFHIGAAARKLPEGTYQIASGLNGDDLEEAALAWLLAGYSYDRYIKPSKPVAGLVAPDEVDAGRIAIIANGEALTRELINTPPSDMGPDELEDAARALASEHDASINVTTGDDLITSNFPMIHTVGRASSRAPRLIDMRWGEKGPQLTLVGKGVCFDTGGLNIKPASSMGLMKKDMGGAATVLGLAHMIMALDLPLRLRVLIPAVENSIDGNAFRPQDILTSRKGLTVEINNTDAEGRLVLADALTLSDEDDPALVISMATLTGAARVAVGADISPFYTDNDDHADALAKAARKVADPVWRMPFHEPYEAMIEPGIADLDNAPKGGFAGSITAALFLRRFVESPYMHFDIYGWQPVAAPSRPRGGVGMGARAVLEALPEMLKL